In Novipirellula caenicola, one genomic interval encodes:
- a CDS encoding YggS family pyridoxal phosphate-dependent enzyme gives MMDSDSQTRLAENWRAVQQDVQAAVTAANRPDDSVTIIGVTKYVDAETTLALVNAGCRVLGENRPQVLWKKNEEVAFPDDVQWHLIGHLQRNKLRRSLPFRPMIHSVDSPRLLTAIVEEAAAQQIPTKVLLEVNISGEEAKTGLKPQELRPMIESHLGSSESGEVEIVGLMAMAGWGTDADAARQQFAATRQLRDELQQQTGVALPELSMGMSGDFAAAIAEGATMVRIGSRLFEGFLPTP, from the coding sequence ATGATGGATTCGGACTCGCAAACTCGATTGGCCGAGAACTGGCGAGCGGTCCAGCAGGACGTGCAAGCTGCCGTGACCGCAGCAAATCGCCCAGACGACTCGGTCACCATCATCGGCGTTACCAAATACGTTGATGCCGAAACCACATTGGCGCTTGTCAACGCAGGCTGCCGAGTGCTTGGTGAAAACCGCCCGCAAGTGCTTTGGAAGAAAAATGAAGAAGTCGCTTTTCCCGACGACGTACAGTGGCACTTGATTGGTCATTTGCAGCGGAACAAGCTTCGTCGATCGCTGCCGTTTCGTCCAATGATCCATTCAGTCGACAGTCCTCGATTGCTGACCGCGATTGTCGAAGAAGCGGCCGCGCAGCAGATTCCGACCAAAGTTTTATTGGAGGTGAATATCAGTGGCGAGGAGGCGAAGACGGGGCTGAAGCCACAGGAACTGCGACCGATGATCGAGTCGCACCTTGGTTCGTCCGAGTCGGGTGAGGTTGAGATCGTTGGTTTGATGGCGATGGCGGGTTGGGGCACCGACGCGGACGCTGCCCGCCAACAATTTGCAGCGACACGGCAACTAAGAGACGAATTACAGCAGCAGACCGGCGTCGCGTTACCCGAGTTATCGATGGGGATGAGCGGCGATTTCGCCGCCGCGATCGCCGAAGGCGCCACCATGGTCCGCATCGGCTCCCGCCTCTTCGAAGGCTTCCTGCCAACCCCCTAA
- a CDS encoding ABC transporter permease yields the protein MNQPPAPTLTPDVRRRRSDAVFFWVMSAISGIFVVLILLLIAADVCFTSWSEFTSALRKPEIQAAIRLTLLTCTVAAIASVWVGTPLGFLLSRYKFPGRVLIDTLVDIPMVLPPLVLGLSLLILFHTPIYGWDLERLFRDQIGLPITYHWPAVVLAQFTIACAFAIRTMRVTFDQIDPRSEDVARTLGCTRGQAFWQVALPQAWRGLIAAMTIAWARAIGEFGPILVFASATRMQTEVLSTTVYLEISAGELDAAVAVSLLMVAIAVLVLLFLRLLNTRGAQ from the coding sequence ATGAATCAACCGCCGGCCCCAACGCTCACTCCTGACGTGCGTCGCCGACGCAGCGACGCAGTGTTTTTTTGGGTGATGTCAGCCATCTCGGGCATCTTCGTCGTTCTGATCCTCTTGCTGATCGCCGCGGACGTTTGCTTTACCTCCTGGTCCGAATTCACTTCGGCACTTCGCAAACCCGAGATCCAAGCGGCGATTCGATTGACGCTGCTGACCTGCACGGTCGCCGCGATCGCGTCGGTTTGGGTCGGCACGCCACTGGGATTTTTACTGTCACGCTACAAGTTTCCCGGCCGCGTTTTGATCGACACGTTAGTCGATATCCCGATGGTCTTGCCGCCGCTGGTGCTAGGACTCAGTTTGCTGATCCTATTTCACACCCCGATCTATGGCTGGGATTTAGAGCGATTGTTCCGAGATCAAATCGGGTTGCCCATCACCTACCACTGGCCCGCCGTGGTGTTGGCCCAGTTCACGATCGCGTGCGCGTTCGCCATTCGCACAATGCGAGTCACGTTCGACCAAATCGACCCTCGCAGCGAAGACGTTGCCCGCACGCTCGGATGCACACGCGGTCAGGCGTTTTGGCAAGTCGCGTTGCCGCAAGCGTGGCGAGGGCTGATCGCGGCGATGACCATCGCATGGGCTCGGGCGATCGGCGAGTTCGGCCCGATATTGGTGTTCGCCAGTGCGACTCGGATGCAAACCGAAGTTCTATCGACGACGGTTTACCTGGAAATCAGTGCCGGCGAGTTGGATGCTGCCGTCGCGGTTTCGCTGTTGATGGTCGCGATCGCCGTGTTGGTTTTGTTATTTCTGAGACTGCTGAACACGCGAGGCGCCCAGTGA
- a CDS encoding ABC transporter ATP-binding protein — MSLRSGDFVLSDLSFTLASGEYAVLMGRTGSGKTTILEAICGLRAVTQGTIRLDGVDITDWLPGDRQVGYVPQDQVLFPTFTVGEHLAFALRLRKRSAAEVARRTTELAELLGLGPLVDRSIAGLSGGERQRVALGRALSFQPSILLLDEPLSALDKETRSEMSELLRQVKATTGVTTLHVTHDREEAAALADRHFTLVNGEFRSGSC, encoded by the coding sequence GTGAGCCTCCGCTCCGGCGACTTTGTTTTGTCGGATCTATCATTCACGCTTGCCAGCGGTGAGTATGCAGTGCTGATGGGGCGGACCGGCAGCGGCAAAACGACGATCCTTGAAGCGATCTGTGGATTGCGAGCGGTCACCCAAGGCACGATCCGGCTGGACGGTGTCGACATCACCGATTGGCTACCCGGCGATCGACAAGTCGGCTATGTGCCGCAAGACCAAGTGTTATTCCCGACGTTTACGGTTGGGGAACATTTAGCATTCGCATTGCGGTTGCGAAAACGGTCGGCGGCAGAGGTTGCACGGCGCACGACGGAGCTAGCCGAGCTGCTCGGACTCGGTCCCCTGGTTGATCGATCGATTGCGGGGCTCAGCGGCGGTGAGCGGCAACGGGTCGCACTAGGCCGAGCGTTATCTTTCCAGCCTTCGATCTTGCTATTGGATGAACCACTCAGTGCACTGGATAAAGAGACAAGGAGCGAGATGAGCGAGTTGTTACGGCAAGTCAAAGCGACGACCGGCGTCACCACGCTACACGTCACGCACGACCGCGAAGAAGCCGCCGCCCTAGCCGACCGCCACTTCACGCTAGTCAACGGCGAGTTCCGTAGTGGATCTTGCTAA
- a CDS encoding DUF6714 family protein, whose product MVEETYCVEHLHELLAGRPWDEPTVRDYRMCDDGFSLLTVAGLNYYLPGYLIAKIEDPETADIIGEYVTYTLGGKSDFCRTRMAELGKCMNPAKCEAILAWLDWYEARVTPDAHIKRSRETVKNWGW is encoded by the coding sequence GTGGTCGAGGAAACGTACTGCGTTGAACATCTACACGAGCTCCTCGCCGGACGCCCATGGGACGAACCGACAGTGCGCGATTACCGAATGTGCGATGACGGGTTCTCGCTGCTTACCGTTGCTGGCCTCAACTACTATCTGCCCGGCTATTTGATCGCCAAGATCGAAGATCCCGAAACCGCTGACATCATTGGCGAATACGTAACCTATACACTGGGCGGGAAGTCTGATTTTTGTCGAACACGAATGGCGGAACTTGGTAAATGCATGAATCCGGCGAAATGCGAGGCGATTCTCGCGTGGCTAGATTGGTACGAAGCACGTGTTACGCCTGATGCCCACATCAAACGATCGCGTGAGACCGTCAAGAACTGGGGGTGGTGA
- a CDS encoding pentapeptide repeat-containing protein, which yields MDVVAQDETFTDCIAEGSHFEGAMLTRVTFTCCDLYWASFFMAQLTNVTFDRCDLRGSDFKDATMCDCRFLNCDVRTDALGGQTEFGDTDLSTVQFVNCRGR from the coding sequence ATGGACGTGGTCGCGCAGGACGAAACGTTCACCGATTGCATCGCAGAAGGTTCGCACTTCGAAGGTGCAATGCTCACTCGGGTTACGTTCACTTGCTGCGACTTGTACTGGGCATCATTTTTCATGGCCCAACTAACTAACGTAACGTTTGATCGGTGTGATCTCCGCGGTTCCGACTTCAAAGACGCCACTATGTGTGACTGCCGTTTTCTCAACTGCGACGTTAGGACTGATGCACTTGGTGGGCAAACAGAATTTGGTGACACCGACCTCTCTACGGTACAATTTGTCAATTGTCGTGGCCGTTAG
- a CDS encoding four helix bundle protein, protein MTTNVIASQTSYSGVSRYSYSYSYSNAAPTTAPIFDHDRLDDYRLSLEYVASSFAVAKDLNGCHRHARDQWLRVASSIPLNILEGNGKRSVKDGNRFLDIACGSAIECVSGCARRNEPAW, encoded by the coding sequence GTGACCACCAACGTTATCGCATCGCAGACATCGTACTCAGGCGTCAGCCGGTACTCGTACTCGTACTCGTACTCGAATGCGGCACCAACAACCGCCCCCATCTTCGACCACGATCGACTCGACGACTATCGTCTGTCACTCGAATACGTTGCTTCATCGTTTGCCGTCGCCAAAGATTTGAACGGATGTCATCGGCACGCTCGTGACCAATGGCTCCGCGTGGCATCATCGATTCCGCTGAATATCCTCGAGGGCAACGGCAAACGCAGCGTCAAGGACGGCAATCGATTTCTCGATATCGCTTGCGGATCGGCAATCGAATGCGTTTCAGGATGCGCTCGTCGCAACGAACCGGCTTGGTGA
- a CDS encoding cupin domain-containing protein, whose translation MELPQLIIRTAGENRRIDAFGDTMILHLGADDTDGRFSMWTEITPPGGGPPAHFHEDEDEWFWPMSGSAEFFIDNKWKTVPAKTAVFAPRRSIHTFRNPNSEPLEMLIQTMPGGFEKFFSECAAEFSKDSPPDMDTIVKISARYGIYYVEQPATT comes from the coding sequence ATGGAACTCCCCCAGCTGATCATTCGCACTGCAGGCGAAAACCGCCGAATCGATGCCTTTGGCGACACCATGATTCTTCATTTAGGGGCGGACGACACCGATGGCCGGTTCTCGATGTGGACAGAAATTACACCTCCCGGTGGCGGTCCTCCAGCACATTTTCACGAGGATGAGGACGAATGGTTTTGGCCAATGTCGGGTAGCGCCGAGTTTTTTATTGACAACAAGTGGAAGACGGTTCCAGCGAAAACGGCCGTCTTCGCTCCTCGCAGATCGATCCATACCTTTCGCAACCCAAATTCAGAACCATTGGAAATGCTGATCCAAACGATGCCTGGTGGCTTTGAAAAATTCTTTTCAGAGTGTGCCGCTGAATTCAGCAAAGACTCGCCACCCGACATGGACACCATCGTAAAAATCAGTGCTCGCTACGGGATCTACTACGTAGAACAACCTGCAACAACGTAG
- a CDS encoding TadE family protein produces the protein MTVEFAVAFPILLLFTFAGIEFSRVNMIRNTAINAAYEGARQGIVPGATSAECEQAAMQLLGFVDISGGTADVSPSTIKPDTESVTVTVTVPITSANSFITPQYFVGRQIVTSVTLPREATF, from the coding sequence GTGACGGTCGAATTTGCCGTCGCGTTTCCCATCCTTCTGCTGTTCACTTTCGCAGGAATCGAATTCTCGCGGGTGAACATGATTCGTAACACTGCGATCAACGCCGCATACGAAGGGGCTCGACAAGGCATCGTGCCCGGTGCAACGTCGGCCGAGTGCGAGCAGGCAGCGATGCAACTATTGGGTTTCGTTGACATCAGTGGCGGGACTGCGGATGTCAGTCCCTCGACGATCAAACCGGACACCGAATCGGTCACCGTGACGGTGACAGTTCCGATCACATCAGCGAACTCGTTCATCACGCCACAGTACTTCGTCGGCCGCCAGATCGTCACCAGCGTCACGCTCCCACGCGAAGCAACCTTCTAA